The following coding sequences are from one Rhodothermia bacterium window:
- a CDS encoding VCBS repeat-containing protein, giving the protein MFKRFLNPIGFSLFFLTIVGCTPDNGTSTENGKPLFTKRTAKETGISFENRLSPTKEFNIFTYRNYHNGGGVGIGDFNGDGKQDLFLTANQRSSRLYLNEDKLRFKDITQQAGVGVNKGWATGVAIADVNADGKLDIYVCNAGDKDGEARANQLFINQGNNTVGIPTFTEQAAQYGIADQGATTHAAFFDYDLDGDLDLYVLNNSFRPVSSFGLRNIRHERNEVGGHKLYRNEGNNKFKDVSSQAGIFGSEIAFGLGVTVGDVNRDGWPDIYVSNDFFERDYFYINQKNGTFSEELEAQMPSLSMSSMGADMADLNNDAYPEIFVTDMLPEDDLRLKTTTIFETWDVRKLKIANGYWNQFTRNALQLNNKNNTFSEISQLTKTDATDWSWGALMADFDLDGHKDIFVCNGVFKDVTNQDFLEFFQSEAVVREFVVDQNADFRPLLDKIPSRPLPNYLFRNDGNLNFRNVAKDWGLADPSFSNGAAYADFDGDGDLDLVVNNLNEPAAFYENNARTLDQNNFLQLQFEGEAGNLRGIGAQATAYAKGQQFYLENIPQRGFQSSVDEVMTFGLGKIQTIDSLRVDWPNGKSQVLTQVSVNQKLRLKQKDAQIPTANYRKNTITPYFQDITTESGLDFTHIEGDYSDFDRELLLHRMQSTDGPRMAVGDVNGDGHEDVYLGGAKDQSGALFFGTEKGFRKGNNAPFQANKAAEEVAALFFDADKDQDLDLYVVTGSSEFGPDQANLLEDLLYLNDGNGNFTRASGRIPARYDAGSCVTATDYDLDGDQDLFVGSRVIPGQYGVIPKSALLRNDGKGYFTDITADLAPELEHVGMVTDAHWLDLDGDKRLDLLVVGDWMPITAFVNKKQGFKKTAVSGLENTSGWWNRMVVEDTDGDGDQDLLLGNWGWNSLFGRSTPEHPIEMYVGDLDQNGVNEQILAYYKPLDQKTLPFALRGDLARQMPSVKSKFLKYEDFANKTVQDIFPAESLKKTTFFDTKSLTTTLFENVGGGQFRAITLPIEAQISPVFALAVVDFDQDGIKDLILGGNLRSVKPQIGEMTAGYGTVLKGIGKNKFMVLPNATTGLNLTGEVRDIRKIGRTIVVSRSHAKAVVLAVRNSKNPL; this is encoded by the coding sequence ATGTTCAAAAGATTCCTCAACCCCATTGGGTTCAGTTTATTCTTCCTTACCATTGTTGGATGTACCCCAGATAATGGAACATCCACAGAAAATGGGAAGCCCCTTTTTACAAAACGAACGGCAAAGGAAACAGGCATATCTTTTGAAAATCGGCTTTCGCCTACCAAGGAATTTAACATTTTCACCTACCGGAACTACCACAACGGTGGTGGCGTGGGCATTGGTGATTTTAATGGTGATGGCAAACAAGATTTATTCTTAACCGCCAATCAACGGTCTTCGCGTTTGTACTTGAACGAAGATAAGCTCCGGTTTAAAGACATTACCCAACAAGCAGGTGTGGGTGTAAACAAAGGCTGGGCTACAGGTGTAGCCATTGCGGATGTAAATGCAGACGGGAAATTGGATATTTACGTGTGCAATGCCGGCGACAAAGACGGCGAAGCCCGTGCAAACCAATTGTTCATCAATCAAGGCAACAACACTGTAGGTATCCCGACCTTTACCGAGCAAGCGGCACAGTATGGCATTGCAGACCAAGGCGCAACCACACATGCCGCATTTTTTGATTACGATTTGGATGGCGACTTAGACTTGTATGTCTTAAACAACTCCTTCCGTCCGGTTTCTTCATTTGGCCTACGCAACATCCGCCATGAACGCAATGAAGTGGGCGGTCACAAATTGTACCGGAACGAAGGAAACAACAAATTTAAAGACGTAAGTTCACAAGCCGGAATTTTTGGGAGCGAAATTGCCTTCGGACTTGGCGTAACGGTGGGGGATGTTAACCGCGACGGTTGGCCCGATATTTATGTCTCTAACGATTTCTTTGAGCGAGATTATTTTTACATCAATCAAAAAAATGGCACCTTTTCCGAGGAATTAGAAGCACAAATGCCCTCCCTTTCTATGTCTTCGATGGGAGCAGATATGGCAGACCTCAACAACGATGCCTATCCCGAAATTTTCGTCACCGATATGCTTCCAGAAGACGACCTTCGGCTAAAAACCACCACAATTTTTGAAACATGGGATGTTCGAAAACTCAAAATCGCGAATGGGTATTGGAATCAATTTACACGGAATGCCCTCCAGTTGAACAATAAAAACAACACCTTCTCCGAAATTAGCCAACTGACCAAAACGGATGCCACCGATTGGTCTTGGGGCGCACTTATGGCCGATTTCGATTTGGACGGGCATAAAGATATTTTTGTCTGTAACGGGGTTTTTAAAGATGTGACCAACCAAGACTTCTTAGAGTTTTTCCAAAGCGAAGCCGTTGTACGAGAATTTGTGGTAGATCAAAATGCCGACTTCCGGCCTCTTTTAGACAAAATACCCAGCCGGCCTTTACCCAATTACCTCTTCCGCAACGATGGGAACCTCAACTTCCGCAATGTGGCCAAAGATTGGGGATTGGCCGATCCAAGTTTCTCGAACGGTGCGGCTTATGCCGATTTTGATGGCGATGGCGACTTAGACTTGGTGGTGAACAACCTGAATGAACCCGCCGCTTTTTATGAAAACAATGCACGAACTTTAGACCAAAACAACTTCTTGCAACTCCAATTCGAGGGCGAGGCCGGCAATTTACGGGGCATTGGCGCACAAGCAACCGCTTACGCAAAAGGACAACAATTCTACTTGGAAAACATCCCCCAACGCGGTTTCCAATCTTCCGTGGACGAGGTGATGACCTTCGGACTCGGCAAAATACAAACCATAGACAGCCTACGGGTGGACTGGCCTAACGGGAAAAGCCAAGTCCTTACACAAGTATCCGTCAACCAAAAACTCAGGCTCAAACAAAAAGACGCCCAAATTCCAACAGCAAATTACCGCAAAAACACCATAACTCCGTACTTTCAAGACATTACTACTGAAAGTGGCCTTGATTTTACCCATATAGAAGGAGACTACTCGGACTTTGACCGTGAACTTTTGCTCCACCGGATGCAATCCACCGATGGGCCAAGGATGGCCGTGGGCGATGTAAACGGTGACGGCCACGAAGATGTGTACCTCGGTGGTGCAAAAGACCAATCTGGTGCGCTGTTCTTTGGAACCGAAAAGGGCTTCAGAAAAGGCAATAACGCGCCTTTCCAAGCAAACAAAGCCGCAGAAGAAGTGGCAGCCCTCTTCTTCGATGCCGATAAAGACCAAGATTTAGACCTATACGTGGTCACCGGAAGTTCAGAGTTTGGCCCAGATCAGGCCAATTTGCTCGAAGACTTGCTCTACCTAAATGATGGAAATGGTAATTTTACACGTGCATCGGGAAGGATTCCCGCACGGTACGATGCGGGATCGTGTGTGACTGCTACAGATTATGACTTAGACGGCGACCAAGATTTGTTTGTAGGCTCACGGGTGATTCCGGGGCAATATGGCGTAATTCCCAAATCTGCGTTGCTCCGTAACGATGGAAAAGGCTATTTTACCGATATTACTGCCGACCTTGCCCCTGAATTAGAACATGTTGGCATGGTAACGGACGCCCATTGGTTGGATTTAGACGGCGACAAACGGCTTGATCTCTTAGTGGTTGGCGATTGGATGCCCATAACAGCCTTTGTCAACAAAAAACAAGGCTTTAAAAAAACGGCGGTCTCCGGTCTTGAAAACACTTCTGGATGGTGGAACCGCATGGTGGTCGAAGACACCGATGGCGATGGCGACCAAGACCTCCTCCTCGGAAATTGGGGTTGGAACTCCCTTTTTGGCCGCTCAACACCAGAACATCCCATCGAAATGTATGTGGGCGACTTAGACCAGAATGGTGTTAACGAGCAAATTTTGGCCTATTATAAACCCTTGGACCAAAAGACCTTGCCTTTTGCCTTACGAGGCGACTTGGCACGGCAGATGCCTTCCGTAAAATCCAAATTCCTGAAGTACGAGGACTTCGCCAATAAGACCGTGCAAGATATTTTTCCAGCCGAATCCCTAAAGAAAACCACCTTTTTTGATACAAAATCATTGACCACAACCCTTTTTGAGAATGTAGGCGGTGGCCAATTCCGTGCAATAACCTTGCCAATTGAGGCCCAAATAAGTCCCGTCTTTGCCCTTGCCGTTGTGGACTTTGACCAAGATGGGATAAAAGACCTGATCTTGGGCGGTAACTTGCGGAGCGTAAAACCACAAATCGGCGAAATGACCGCCGGATACGGAACCGTCTTAAAAGGAATCGGGAAAAACAAGTTCATGGTCCTCCCAAACGCCACAACTGGTCTAAACCTTACGGGAGAAGTGCGGGACATCCGGAAGATTGGCAGAACCATTGTAGTGTCTCGTAGCCATGCAAAAGCCGTTGTTTTGGCGGTTCGAAACTCCAAAAATCCGTTATAA
- a CDS encoding VCBS repeat-containing protein — MNPRTVFAFWLVSTLLLLGGCKETDGPKRFQKISASQSGITFKNELPEEKDFNIINYLYYYNGGGVAVGDINRDGLMDVYLSSNLGSNKLYLNKGNFKFEDITAQAGVGLRNANWKTGVTMVDINADGWTDIYVSTLSGLEGRAGKNALFINNKDNTFTDRAAEFGLDEDGYGQQATFFDYDKDGDLDVYLLRTSVHSENNYRPVAVRKTRDPKSGDKLLRNDDGKFVDVSEKAGIWGGSIGYGLGIATGDLDNNGYPDLYIANDFHEDDYLYLNNGDGTFSEKIKQAMPHTSQYAMGTDIADVNNDGLLDVMTLDMMPDDEHIRKSSEGADRVDVYRLKREYGYHHQLARNALQLNRGNGHFSDVAPYANVFASDWSWGVLFADLDLDSHQDIFITNGIYRRPNDLDFLFYISNKSVQRVVTPQNIEISRKMPQVKIPNYAFRNTGNTQFEQVSKAWGLDDLAYSNGSAYADLDNDGDLDLITNCINEEAGIYRNQTAEEGGHRYLTIRLEGEGQNTQGIGARVQVFSGGKMQTQEQHPTRGWLSSVTPNLHFGLGKKDKADSVRVIWPNGKYQTITTTKGNQILVLKQINARRTWTYATRQSQDIVFEDVTTASGVNYLHRENEYTDFNREFLIPKMVSREGPALAVGDVNKDGLMDFYVGGAAGMAKKIFLGKKSGGFSESPQSMLAADSLYEDTDALFADIDKDQDLDLIVASGGGMWPKNESRAKSRLYLNDGRGQFSQATQGWPDVAGNAACIAVNDMDGDGDVDIFIGMRSETGAYGMKPRSFLLENTGKGIFKDITSTKAQALANIGMITDAAWSDLDGDRKPELVVVGDWMPVTAFVNKSGKWQVSTSNGLEDTNGWWNALHITDVDGDGDNDFIAGNLGENSIFNTALPLHLYMKDFDANGTPEAIMTYQRNQTEYPIDRLEDLFQQMPMLKQRFNASFTKAGKESFAGMFTSEQRSGMATQTTNILQSSVFINDGKGRFTRKALPAIAQFSPIFTLQSADFNGDGKKDVLVAGNFYGVKPAIGRYDAGYGALLLGDGKGGFSVAPNHTINLWLTGETKALRLIKNYNGNNLLLVAKTGGSLHVLQYQKPKSSRS, encoded by the coding sequence ATGAATCCACGTACAGTTTTCGCTTTTTGGCTCGTCAGCACGTTATTGCTTCTCGGTGGATGCAAAGAAACAGACGGCCCGAAGCGGTTTCAGAAGATCTCGGCAAGTCAGTCTGGTATCACCTTCAAAAATGAATTACCGGAAGAGAAGGACTTCAACATCATCAACTATCTCTACTATTATAATGGAGGCGGCGTGGCTGTTGGCGACATTAACCGAGATGGTTTAATGGATGTTTACCTCAGTTCTAACCTTGGATCCAATAAATTATACCTCAACAAAGGCAATTTTAAGTTTGAGGACATCACTGCACAAGCTGGCGTAGGGCTACGAAATGCAAATTGGAAAACGGGCGTAACGATGGTGGACATTAATGCAGATGGTTGGACAGATATCTACGTCTCTACCCTTTCTGGATTGGAAGGCCGAGCGGGAAAAAATGCCCTTTTTATTAACAACAAAGACAACACTTTTACCGATCGTGCAGCAGAATTTGGCTTAGACGAAGATGGTTATGGCCAACAAGCCACTTTTTTTGATTACGACAAAGATGGCGACTTGGATGTCTATCTCCTACGAACGTCTGTCCACTCCGAAAACAACTACCGTCCGGTTGCCGTGCGCAAAACCAGAGACCCAAAATCGGGCGATAAACTCCTCCGAAACGACGATGGCAAATTTGTTGATGTCTCGGAAAAGGCCGGAATTTGGGGTGGAAGCATCGGATATGGCCTTGGAATTGCCACTGGCGATTTAGACAATAACGGATACCCAGACCTCTACATTGCCAATGACTTCCACGAAGACGACTATCTGTACCTGAACAATGGCGATGGAACCTTCTCCGAGAAAATCAAACAAGCCATGCCCCATACCTCGCAATATGCCATGGGAACCGATATCGCTGATGTTAACAACGACGGACTTTTGGATGTGATGACTTTGGACATGATGCCAGACGATGAACACATCCGCAAATCCTCGGAGGGTGCGGATCGTGTGGATGTTTACCGCCTTAAACGGGAGTATGGGTATCACCACCAACTTGCCCGAAATGCCCTCCAGCTTAATCGTGGAAATGGGCACTTTTCGGATGTGGCTCCTTATGCCAACGTCTTTGCGTCAGACTGGTCTTGGGGGGTGCTTTTTGCAGATTTGGACTTAGACAGTCACCAAGATATTTTCATCACGAATGGCATTTATCGTCGTCCGAACGATTTAGATTTCTTGTTCTACATCTCGAATAAAAGCGTACAGCGCGTGGTAACACCGCAAAATATAGAAATTTCCCGCAAAATGCCACAAGTCAAAATACCCAATTATGCCTTTAGAAATACTGGAAATACCCAGTTTGAACAGGTTTCCAAGGCTTGGGGTTTAGACGATTTGGCCTATTCCAATGGCAGTGCTTATGCCGATTTGGACAACGACGGCGACTTGGACTTGATCACCAATTGCATCAATGAAGAAGCCGGAATTTACCGCAATCAAACCGCTGAAGAAGGTGGGCATCGGTATTTGACCATTCGATTGGAAGGTGAAGGACAAAACACACAAGGCATTGGTGCGCGGGTACAGGTTTTTTCAGGAGGAAAAATGCAAACCCAAGAACAACATCCCACGCGCGGCTGGTTGTCATCCGTCACTCCCAACTTACATTTTGGACTGGGGAAAAAGGATAAAGCAGACTCGGTACGGGTGATTTGGCCTAATGGGAAATACCAAACCATAACCACCACCAAAGGCAACCAAATTCTTGTCCTAAAACAAATCAACGCCCGTAGGACTTGGACTTATGCCACAAGACAATCCCAAGACATTGTTTTTGAAGATGTTACCACCGCTTCTGGTGTGAATTACCTCCACCGAGAAAACGAATATACAGACTTTAACCGCGAATTTTTAATTCCCAAAATGGTCTCGCGGGAAGGCCCAGCTTTGGCCGTTGGAGATGTGAACAAGGACGGGCTAATGGATTTCTACGTGGGTGGGGCCGCTGGAATGGCCAAAAAAATATTCCTCGGTAAAAAATCGGGCGGCTTCTCCGAAAGCCCACAATCCATGCTTGCCGCAGACTCCCTCTACGAAGATACCGATGCCCTCTTTGCAGATATAGATAAAGACCAAGACTTAGACCTGATCGTGGCTTCCGGCGGCGGTATGTGGCCAAAAAATGAGTCTCGCGCCAAGTCGCGTCTCTACCTAAATGATGGCAGAGGACAATTTTCCCAAGCTACACAAGGCTGGCCGGATGTAGCCGGAAATGCCGCCTGCATCGCCGTAAATGATATGGATGGAGATGGCGATGTGGATATCTTCATTGGGATGCGTAGCGAAACCGGAGCCTATGGTATGAAGCCGCGTTCCTTCCTATTAGAAAATACCGGAAAAGGCATCTTTAAAGACATAACCTCCACAAAAGCACAAGCATTGGCAAACATAGGAATGATCACCGATGCCGCATGGAGTGACTTAGACGGCGACCGAAAACCGGAATTAGTGGTGGTGGGAGACTGGATGCCTGTCACGGCTTTCGTAAATAAAAGCGGAAAATGGCAAGTTTCGACCTCTAATGGACTTGAGGATACGAATGGTTGGTGGAATGCCCTGCATATCACCGACGTGGACGGTGACGGCGATAACGACTTTATTGCTGGCAATCTGGGCGAAAACAGCATTTTCAACACTGCCCTACCGTTACACCTGTATATGAAGGATTTTGATGCGAATGGGACGCCCGAAGCCATCATGACGTATCAACGTAACCAGACAGAATATCCTATAGACCGCTTGGAAGATCTCTTCCAACAAATGCCGATGCTCAAACAACGTTTTAATGCCTCGTTTACCAAAGCCGGTAAAGAATCTTTTGCGGGCATGTTCACCTCCGAACAACGATCTGGAATGGCCACACAAACAACAAACATTCTGCAATCATCGGTCTTTATCAACGACGGGAAAGGCAGATTTACCCGTAAAGCCCTACCAGCAATCGCCCAGTTTTCCCCTATTTTCACCCTCCAAAGCGCCGATTTTAATGGTGATGGCAAAAAGGACGTACTTGTAGCAGGCAATTTTTACGGCGTAAAACCTGCAATCGGACGATATGACGCCGGTTACGGGGCGCTTCTTCTTGGCGATGGAAAAGGCGGATTTTCGGTAGCCCCCAATCATACCATAAACTTGTGGCTTACCGGAGAAACCAAAGCCCTTCGATTGATTAAGAACTATAACGGAAACAACTTGCTTTTGGTGGCGAAAACGGGTGGCTCTTTACACGTTTTACAATACCAAAAACCAAAATCTTCCCGTTCATAA
- a CDS encoding amylo-alpha-1,6-glucosidase, translating into MKKPISHFLILCWAALPVLAQGQQTLVPRFDLPKSGPSLQRNIQNGAFMGVMGRKSAVFGYENKPLEMWVYPLKLVHDFKLDFITEYEETQVPVSGPEAVTSIEVRPEATILTYRHAAFLVRQIIFAPVNEPGIVMLLDIDSPRPLTIQGSFRPALSLMWPAGLQTGNIFWQADQQRYGIVEELGKYVGMISVPGAQDRSIIPYQEEPKNTSNVFQIRVLPETHRKNFIPIFITGGTEGWQKAEENLQRLQDNPRALYEKTTEYYKNFLANTTSLTTPDERLNTAYTWAKIGTEKGVVENPQLGTGLVAGFRTSGNSERPGFAWFFGRDSQWTELAMLSYGDFETVKQGLLFLKKFQYEDGRIPHEISQSAGLIDWFGKYPFGKASADATPLYVVLHHAYYQATGDLGFIQQNWASIKKAWEWTSKSDTDNNGLIENTNFGHGWVEGGKLYPPHEEMYMQGIWIEACNGMEKFGNIMYEPEVALKAKTWASRTKEAMEKTYWLPEKQYYGYATSKPAEKGKTFVPDGLMPTNRETDARGFMAESTVLPAVPMWFRTTDPEKSQKALDEIGSASMATDWGHRILSNQSPIYDPMSYHYGSVWPLFTGWASLAGYHYGRPHIGYQALMANALLTFQDAYGYVTELLSGDFNTAFGRSSHHQIWSEAMVVSPLLRGLFGIEATHAGKVLAFSPQVPADWDHYTINHLRVGADLVNITMSRTTSGSAYDFSGNTNGANVQFSPIFPNDALIKSVSINGKIVPHKTEPFGDGIKLTLQSFPAQRTEVHIQHTKGTNVYTRQTEAPLGAKNTQIKVIRAKTEANTLYLTVDGLKGSTPSVFVRTDKVLKEAPNTIVNRLPNGDQEVKIIFQGQGDTFMRRKISLRLQ; encoded by the coding sequence ATGAAAAAACCAATTTCACATTTCCTCATATTATGCTGGGCGGCTTTACCAGTTTTGGCACAAGGACAGCAAACGCTTGTCCCACGGTTCGACCTCCCAAAAAGCGGGCCGTCCTTACAAAGAAACATTCAAAATGGCGCATTTATGGGTGTCATGGGGCGAAAATCAGCGGTTTTTGGCTATGAAAACAAACCCCTCGAAATGTGGGTTTATCCCCTAAAGTTAGTCCATGATTTTAAGTTGGACTTCATTACCGAGTACGAAGAAACCCAAGTACCTGTCAGTGGCCCCGAAGCCGTAACGTCCATTGAAGTCCGTCCAGAGGCCACCATCCTTACCTATCGCCATGCCGCCTTTTTGGTGCGTCAAATCATCTTTGCTCCGGTAAATGAACCGGGCATTGTCATGCTTTTAGACATAGACTCGCCGCGCCCGCTCACCATCCAAGGCTCTTTCCGCCCAGCCTTGTCTTTGATGTGGCCTGCCGGACTGCAAACAGGCAATATTTTTTGGCAGGCAGACCAGCAACGTTATGGTATCGTAGAAGAATTGGGTAAGTATGTGGGAATGATCTCCGTTCCCGGCGCACAAGACCGCTCCATTATCCCATATCAAGAAGAACCCAAAAACACCTCAAACGTCTTCCAAATAAGGGTTTTACCGGAAACACACCGCAAGAACTTTATTCCCATCTTCATCACCGGCGGAACAGAAGGTTGGCAAAAGGCGGAAGAAAACCTACAACGGTTACAAGATAACCCAAGGGCACTCTACGAAAAAACCACCGAATACTATAAAAACTTCCTCGCCAACACCACATCCTTAACAACACCGGACGAGCGCCTAAACACGGCTTACACTTGGGCGAAAATCGGAACCGAAAAAGGCGTGGTAGAAAATCCACAACTCGGAACCGGATTGGTAGCGGGGTTCCGTACTTCGGGAAACTCCGAAAGGCCGGGATTCGCTTGGTTTTTTGGCCGAGATTCCCAATGGACGGAACTGGCCATGCTTTCCTATGGCGATTTTGAAACCGTTAAACAAGGCCTGCTTTTCCTCAAAAAGTTTCAATACGAAGACGGACGGATTCCGCACGAGATTTCGCAATCCGCTGGACTGATAGACTGGTTCGGAAAATACCCCTTCGGTAAAGCAAGTGCAGATGCAACGCCGCTCTACGTGGTGTTACACCATGCCTATTACCAAGCAACGGGCGATCTTGGCTTTATCCAACAAAATTGGGCGTCCATCAAAAAAGCATGGGAATGGACCTCAAAATCCGATACCGATAACAATGGCTTGATCGAAAATACAAACTTTGGGCACGGATGGGTTGAAGGCGGAAAGCTTTATCCGCCCCACGAGGAAATGTATATGCAAGGCATTTGGATTGAAGCCTGTAACGGTATGGAAAAGTTCGGAAACATCATGTACGAACCAGAAGTGGCCTTAAAAGCAAAGACGTGGGCCTCCAGAACCAAAGAAGCCATGGAAAAAACCTATTGGCTACCAGAAAAACAGTACTATGGTTATGCAACGTCTAAGCCTGCTGAAAAAGGAAAAACCTTCGTACCCGATGGCCTCATGCCCACCAACCGAGAAACCGATGCCCGTGGATTTATGGCAGAAAGTACGGTTTTGCCCGCTGTTCCCATGTGGTTCCGCACAACCGACCCAGAAAAATCTCAAAAAGCCTTAGACGAAATTGGTTCTGCGAGCATGGCCACCGATTGGGGACATCGCATCTTGAGCAACCAATCTCCTATTTACGACCCCATGAGTTATCATTATGGCTCCGTCTGGCCCCTTTTCACGGGATGGGCAAGCCTCGCCGGATACCATTATGGTCGTCCACACATCGGTTATCAAGCGTTAATGGCCAACGCACTGCTCACCTTTCAAGATGCTTATGGCTATGTCACCGAATTGCTATCAGGGGACTTTAATACTGCATTTGGCCGTAGTTCTCACCACCAAATTTGGTCGGAAGCAATGGTGGTTTCCCCACTGCTGCGCGGGTTGTTTGGTATAGAAGCCACCCATGCGGGAAAAGTGCTGGCCTTTAGTCCGCAAGTTCCGGCGGATTGGGATCATTACACCATCAACCATTTGCGTGTTGGGGCAGATTTGGTGAACATAACGATGTCGCGTACCACAAGTGGCTCCGCATATGACTTCTCTGGCAATACAAACGGTGCAAATGTCCAATTTTCCCCGATATTTCCCAATGATGCCCTTATTAAATCGGTCAGTATCAATGGTAAGATCGTTCCACACAAAACAGAACCTTTTGGAGATGGCATAAAATTGACGCTCCAAAGTTTTCCGGCACAACGAACTGAAGTGCATATCCAGCACACCAAAGGAACGAATGTATATACCCGCCAAACGGAGGCTCCTCTCGGCGCAAAAAACACCCAGATCAAAGTAATTCGTGCAAAAACCGAAGCAAACACACTCTATTTAACTGTGGATGGGCTAAAAGGAAGCACACCATCGGTATTTGTTCGCACGGATAAAGTCTTGAAAGAAGCCCCCAATACCATCGTTAACAGACTCCCAAATGGCGATCAAGAAGTAAAAATCATCTTCCAAGGTCAAGGAGATACCTTTATGCGCCGAAAAATCTCACTGAGATTACAATAA
- a CDS encoding vanadium-dependent haloperoxidase, translated as MKKLILFALVLVTSGCTKTKNWQSATQSTEPLLGALHALNEVILHDVFSPPVASRILAYTSIAAYEASIVNQPKFKTLAGQLKALKEVPKPNKDQEISSEIAGFSAFIGMSKKLVFSPAMMDAYANKVYAQYENAGVPSKVLQDSKKYGEVVAAHIAAWAKEDQYKETRSAPKYTLVTGDPSRWIPTPPMYKEALEPHWQTIRPFAVDSSAQFTMLPFPKYSPDKNSPFYKDLMETYSIGKNLSEEQKAIALFWDDNAFALQVHGHAMFGVKKVTPGGHWMNIAAVAIRQKKRSVAEATESFARVAIAISDGFITCWYGKFATNRVRPETVINRELDEKWMPFLQTPPFPEYPSGHSTISRAAAEILTQLHGESYAFKDTTNVRYGNKARSFTSFRQAADEASISRVYGGIHYRTGTDGGADLGKQVGEWHNQKLKTRS; from the coding sequence ATGAAAAAGCTAATTCTTTTCGCCTTAGTTTTAGTCACAAGCGGTTGTACAAAAACAAAAAATTGGCAATCTGCAACCCAAAGTACGGAACCATTACTTGGCGCATTACACGCCTTAAATGAGGTTATCCTCCACGATGTCTTTTCTCCACCTGTGGCAAGCAGGATTTTAGCTTACACATCTATTGCAGCTTACGAAGCCTCGATTGTAAATCAGCCCAAGTTCAAAACGTTGGCGGGACAACTCAAAGCACTGAAAGAGGTTCCGAAACCAAATAAAGACCAAGAAATCAGTTCCGAGATTGCAGGTTTTTCGGCGTTTATTGGAATGTCGAAAAAGTTGGTTTTTTCTCCGGCAATGATGGATGCCTACGCAAACAAGGTGTATGCACAATACGAAAATGCCGGCGTGCCGTCCAAGGTCTTGCAAGACTCTAAAAAATACGGGGAAGTGGTCGCGGCTCACATTGCAGCATGGGCAAAAGAAGATCAATATAAAGAAACCAGAAGCGCACCCAAATACACCTTGGTCACGGGTGATCCAAGCCGTTGGATTCCTACGCCACCGATGTACAAAGAGGCTTTAGAACCGCACTGGCAAACCATAAGACCCTTCGCCGTTGATTCTTCGGCACAATTCACCATGCTACCTTTTCCTAAGTATAGCCCAGACAAAAACAGTCCTTTTTACAAAGATCTGATGGAAACCTATAGCATTGGGAAAAACCTTAGTGAAGAACAAAAGGCCATTGCCCTCTTTTGGGACGACAATGCCTTTGCCCTTCAAGTACACGGACACGCCATGTTTGGAGTCAAGAAAGTAACGCCGGGCGGCCATTGGATGAACATCGCCGCAGTTGCCATCCGTCAAAAGAAGCGCTCCGTTGCCGAAGCTACCGAGTCTTTTGCACGAGTTGCTATCGCCATTTCAGATGGCTTCATCACTTGTTGGTATGGCAAATTTGCCACCAACCGAGTCCGCCCCGAAACCGTCATCAACCGAGAATTGGACGAAAAATGGATGCCCTTCTTACAAACGCCGCCATTCCCAGAATACCCCTCCGGCCACAGCACCATTTCCCGCGCCGCCGCCGAAATTCTTACCCAACTTCATGGAGAAAGTTATGCGTTCAAAGATACCACAAACGTCCGATATGGCAACAAAGCACGCTCCTTTACCTCCTTCCGCCAAGCCGCAGACGAGGCTTCCATTAGCCGTGTGTATGGTGGGATTCATTACCGAACAGGTACGGACGGTGGCGCTGACTTAGGCAAGCAAGTGGGTGAATGGCACAACCAAAAACTCAAAACCAGATCGTAA